The Brassica oleracea var. oleracea cultivar TO1000 chromosome C6, BOL, whole genome shotgun sequence genome includes a region encoding these proteins:
- the LOC106297911 gene encoding beta-glucosidase 3-like, producing MVETGLEAFRFSISWSRLTPNGRGSVNPKGLQFYKNFILELVSHGIEPHVTLYHYDHPQQLEDEYGGWLNRRIIKDFTAYADVCFREFGNHVKFWTTINEANIFTVGGYDGGNTPHGRCSTCLSGNSSTEPYIVAHNLLLDHASASRLYRQKYKDTQGGSVGFSIFAIGFRPSTNSKDDEMAIQRFKDFFFGWMLGPLTYGDYPEGMKRILGTRLPVFTKKESEQVKGSSDFVGVIHYLAASISNAQSQPSLPGNSAFFTDIGASLTCRNYNPQSTIRTSFFSSLR from the exons ATGGTTGAAACTGGCTTAGAGGCATTCAGATTCTCCATCTCTTGGTCTAGGCTTACACCCA ATGGAAGAGGTTCTGTTAACCCAAAGGGTTTACAGTTCTACAAGAATTTCATCCTTGAACTTGTATCCCATG GAATTGAACCACATGTTACACTGTACCATTACGATCATCCTCAGCAACTCGAGGATGAATATGGAGGATGGCTCAACCGCAGAATTAT AAAAGACTTTACAGCTTATGCAGATGTTTGCTTCAGAGAGTTTGGGAACCACGTAAAATTCTGGACCACAATAAACGAGGCTAATATATTCACTGTAGGAGGTTACGACGGTGGGAATACACCGCATGGTCGTTGTTCTACCTGCTTGTCAGGCAACTCATCGACTGAACCATATATCGTAGCCCATAACTTGCTTCTTGACCACGCCTCTGCTTCAAGGCTATACAGACAAAAGTACAAG GATACACAAGGAGGTTCTGTAGGCTTTAGCATATTTGCAATAGGATTTAGACCTAGTACAAACTCCAAGGATGATGAAATGGCAATCCAAAGATTCAAAGATTTCTTCTTCGGCTG GATGCTGGGGCCTCTTACATATGGAGACTATCCAGAAGGAATGAAAAGAATACTAGGAACAAGACTGCCAGTTTTCACAAAGAAAGAATCAGAACAAGTTAAAGGCTCCTCTGACTTTGTAGGGGTCATTCACTATCTTGCTGCTTCTATCTCAAACGCCCAATCCCAACCTTCTCTTCCAGGGAACTCTGCTTTTTTTACAGACATAGGCGCGTCTTTGACATGTAGGAATTATAACCCCCAATCCACAATCAGAACTTCTTTCTTCTCCTCCTTGCGGTAA
- the LOC106299030 gene encoding putative disease resistance protein At4g11170, protein MSTMLEKVSCFKTKTKSKGPFESRSSLCSSTSPEKYEVFLSFRGADTRKNFVSFLYKELKAKGIRTFKDDKSLVCGRQIAPEILQAIKGTRIAVVVVSPTYPASYWCLEELVMILKQEKENLLTVVPIFYEVEPFDLKRQTGKLAEQFKKHERRHSIERVNSWRDALTRLATLSGDCSKSWENDATLVDRITERVSEMLSTVTLSNGNNLIGIEEHMKELYPLLDLNSNEGVQVSGIWGRGNKGRSALARHVYQNISTNFDAHCFLEDVRRISLYLQEELLSNMKGEGLSTRSSHMCLDAIKARLGNKKILLVANHVDSIEKLEALADEFGWFGPGSRIIIITQDKQLLSSWGVKSVYEVELLRCCEVGKLWRSEAFKQKDDHVDVELSTYRPKNLPGSALKYVKALLSDGDQLMERLNETIYSL, encoded by the exons ATGAGCACGATGTTGGAAAAAGTATCGTGCTTTAAAACAAAAACCAAGTCCAAAGGACCATTCGAATCCAGGTCATCATTGTGTTCGTCAACTAGTCCTGAAAAATACGAAGTCTTTTTGAGCTTCAGAGGCGCAGATACTCGCAAAAACTTCGTCAGTTTTCTGTACAAGGAGTTAAAGGCCAAAGGCATTCGAACTTTCAAAGACGACAAGTCACTGGTGTGTGGCCGTCAGATTGCACCAGAGATTCTACAAGCCATCAAAGGGACGAGAATCGCCGTGGTGGTGGTCTCTCCGACTTATCCAGCTTCCTACTGGTGTCTCGAGGAGCTCGTAATGATTTTGAAACAGGAGAAAGAAAATTTACTCACTGTGGTGCCTATTTTCTACGAGGTTGAACCTTTTGACCTGAAGAGACAGACGGGAAAACTGGCGGAGCAGTTCAAGAAACACGAGAGGAGACATAGCATTGAGAGAGTCAATTCGTGGAGGGATGCGTTGACCAGATTGGCTACTCTCTCCGGCGACTGTTCAAAGAGTTG GGAAAATGACGCGACGCTGGTCGATAGAATTACTGAGAGAGTATCAGAGATGTTGTCCACGGTAACACTAAGCAATGGTAATAACCTAATTGGTATCGAGGAACACATGAAGGAACTGTATCCATTACTGGATCTGAATTCAAATGAAGGTGTTCAAGTAAGTGGGATTTGGGGAAGAGGAAACAAGGGAAGATCAGCACTGGCGAGACACGTTTACCAAAACATATCAACCAACTTTGACGCTCATTGTTTTCTCGAAGACGTGAGGAGGATCTCACTATATCTACAAGAAGAGCTTCTTTCCAATATGAAAGGAGAAGGCTTAAGCACAAGGAGCTCTCACATGTGTTTGGACGCGATCAAAGCAAGGCTCGGGAACAAGAAGATTCTGCTAGTGGCTAACCACGTGGACAGTATCGAAAAGTTAGAAGCCCTTGCTGATGAATTTGGTTGGTTTGGTCCAGGGAGTAGAATCATCATAATCACACAAGATAAGCAATTGCTTAGTTCATGGGGTGTTAAGAGTGTCTACGAAGTTGAGCTCTTGAGATGCTGTGAAGTTGGTAAGCTCTGGAGGTCTGAAGCCTTCAAACAGAAAGACGATCATGTGGATGTTGAACTGTCTACTTACCGACCCAAGAATCTTCCTGGTTCAGCCCTGAAATATGTAAAGGCTTTGTTAAGTGATGGAGATCAGCTCATGGAAAGATTAAACGAAACAATATATAGTCTTTAA